From Carya illinoinensis cultivar Pawnee chromosome 5, C.illinoinensisPawnee_v1, whole genome shotgun sequence, one genomic window encodes:
- the LOC122310213 gene encoding uncharacterized mitochondrial protein AtMg00860-like, with protein sequence MNQIFKPYLRRYVFVFFDDILVYSKTWEDHLEHLEIILGVLLDNSFYIKLTKCAFGQREIEYLGHLNSHEGVKVDSRKVEAMMTWPKLKTIIELRGFLGLTGYYRKFVKDNASIARPLTNMLKKNNFVRSEEGEKAFEALKKATTTTPILAMPNFEKTFELYMDASNVRVGAVFIQEGRPLTFISKALGV encoded by the coding sequence ATGAACCAAATCTTTAAGCCGTATCTAAGGAGGTATGTATTCgtattttttgatgatattCTTGTTTATTCGAAGACATGGGAGGATCATTTGGAGCACTTGGAGATTATTTTGGGGGTGCTACTTGACAACTCTTTCTATATTAAGTTGACCAAGTGTGCATTTGGCCAAAGGGAAATTGAGTACTTGGGGCATTTGAACTCACATGAGGGGGTCAAGGTGGATTCAAGAAAGGTTGAAGCTATGATGACTTGGCCCAAACTGAAGACCATCATCGAATTGAGGGGATTTCTAGGGCTCACGGGTTACTATAGAAAGTTTGTCAAAGATAATGCTTCCATTGCAAGACCACTTACCAACAtgctcaagaaaaataattttgttaggAGTGAAGAGGGGGAGAAGGCATTTGAAGCTTTGAAGAAGGCCACGACAACTACACCCATCCTTGCTATGCCTAATTTTGAGAAGACATTTGAACTATACATGGATGCAAGTAATGTGAGGGTAGGTGCGGTTTTCATACAAGAAGGGAGGCCACTAACCTTCATTAGCAAGGCCCTTGGTGTTTAA